In the Harmonia axyridis chromosome 3, icHarAxyr1.1, whole genome shotgun sequence genome, one interval contains:
- the LOC123676671 gene encoding uncharacterized protein LOC123676671 isoform X2, translating into MQNAGQHYGEGVTPVQESPFVSTVGHNSSSNSTSSLRQFRKKENVEKASIVNGAATNQDSTNSSHVARVAPHNHYPHKQNEYFRYPPQYPEYSSPYKESTVKYSEIAEPVIQSIPHLDHLPPSVLTKHKEKEYVEMCNIPQQSHLNKAYPEHQFNGQQNYTPEMSMHHQYMHKEPQSSQMHSSYKPESQYIPKEGVFNHQIPPFLKYNIPQSRNYVPLDNSSLAPFQRMDPHLARSFMNDHHHMREFPTEYGPMEQSRMYAQKQRYYPTPLPPSNSTYPPNYPHRNIPAQQYNYPSCNYPRTAQMNSAIGRYPMNVEGNMSPRRSYPENIDMGMNFPPVPQKISTNYPNYPAYAQHYQQRRTPAVPQEYYHHQQLPHSRPHAQYIPNHHPQEMPENHVASNNIRQYLENWAEEEPSTEIPENPKYISRLGREEANEVYVINASELPQYLENGVPLIASENGQYIFKSNVSIDNTGTIKILDKSVENNILPTDAQDRVVSLHIIENPKTDCLVNNRASNVNAEHQVATNQPATSINVTATTPNNSNMNNSTHRPYNQSGYNVNRMNMVHHVSPMTQNPSQNCDTSINLSLHHNATNSSQEITNRTNCRSPEKNKTNTDNDQMKMQVLSYNEVPQNSCIVMPSSQNRLNFDESLLPNPVPCDSKQKKDFEVRNNNNDANSVISNVINEEAILKEAHEELDKIVQDTLTSTNMHIPLENCEKNQLSKIEENLNSRIPDFLNLDLDSNSKDLGTTPSTETPRDDPVENEAIIDLSTNSRRTGKIESEEQEIPSTISCSPNQTEEDEVQTEIVDEEEVASTIKHMPLIFDSSEDPEAQKSEENQTSLFENKSENEHEESNVTLSKIEDEKKKPENNNEEKTEFEIEKPKDIISGSLDTEPQPLEFLKKEQSVRTAKEVGGVREKLENEETDPQIPLLPEEIRSEEDGQSKERSQTEKDISDVNCKKEDAEIIIMNEETQTTVTEEQATEDKEEENSLSQTENSEETNTSEVDVLRFKRKRIFSVDDIIYRIGSTINQIQKNVSEHDNENEETSNTECLNENWTSQQGTEELSEPKQENEGEKIVEEIKEIEMLSNETDEEKNCLNNEDEKIRKSTIQGFNDEPAEKKINMDSSSNRNEVFQQEQSVFSQKDNQSTFSQHLEMTENSSSQIENEVSQSAHLEKSKIEATNLIPETGRNNEKISDVFNKSEDEELKKNQNIVSFDDSSLEGASYETSHQQIEKKHSIDAIGEKSDNFTVQTPQELASGEISDNLHSSESKEAVQITEEKGNGNREEEIKPSSEDSSSEKTNQTKTSEQSCSSENLDVETENRKRSLLETDMQNEYQQDEEIVERISKKLKFDDFQTKEDSRDQTTIPKNEISAKEEKPCRFSVIQRTETLHKEPIVLIEKVSESSSAEIVVQEEESFSSTFTPEKEAIIESTRNLDSRSNEETEDILLLNDELDETLKERTAEITEEKMEDSNTTLQNKHSKEDTSFEERFIDPLLKTDSFKNDRQEEKTPTETVQYRSVLKIEENAVLLEICGELVEICVNQINGRKVITVLPMSTTATVDINDNYEQAERVHHEDITISNSQIESEMPELHEETSEHLSEESGEKKLPVLVKMINSSEDEENILRNEEITSTQTETVDSIHNNDDEIFEDIILNENEIIIGDESLEEEINLDLKGDSVVLEEKPMFCTKAAKKIYDDVSVPVPLKTHSTLRDFRKLKTKPESQPAVKKENDDEMKGSKYSKGSKRTSTRQKNVSELKEESQEALLELIKQRKIRKEKMRLKYSQYEVKDPEVSDKASLECDKIRQEKEVKSEIRKVHKMQTDVMKVEKNQVSSIVHKVRNNSEMKRKENSDIKTKCKDKIRRKSVEETKEKFQLIASVIIKEPCFNLDSEKQKLEEKPTSTCHIDSNHSTLPEDFSVQNFQDGHSSKITDVTKYLSIQEKHSKFPKISAPRDLSLTKNINEHYLSRKDHSNLKKKLSIQEYNSRKRKMEEAKVATHDKVVKKMRMEEPRKMQSVEENHVRPSTIYSGRQFENISNCVKDPRRLQFINSGHSGMLRANSEDSSSSKMSNISPLRSLSTETISTQSSIIIDSPLNKTSTNNQLKNYTISTPEKLLIEVNESRIIDATNRRLSTETSDKKDQKIRRKVSFDDNVQINEIHTTQTKAIRMKQDSNPSCCEVTSSCSDNFDEKSYPLCADKIEKTGQENQDNLIKKFQSAIMIQNDWEDSNSPKDCITDAFADSFLDKTKLETLKTTTKSKLIIDINDFDTSELKNSYKNNSVSCEDGLKNYKEEVDLKLNSLNIQIPKTTKNRVFNEDDLLMHKFLRKEQLSSEEIKQIRRIIYYKKKIQQLTQQNSNSNIRMAEENYEIKKSPESSSTKELKLQFKKVGGIVKKKKKRFRNLYSNSPDTSENELQETAGEFSVYEGENISGVKLIFKRKTDYLNLQPVVKIQRCKYIDSMAKNLKYE; encoded by the exons CACAATAGCTCGTCAAACTCGACCAGTTCGCTGAGGCagttcagaaaaaaagaaaatgtagAAAAAGCTTCGATAGTAAATGGGGCTGCAACAAATCAAGACTCCACGAATTCTAGTCATGTAGCCCGAGTGGCCCCCCACAATCACTACCCTCATAAgcagaatgaatattttcgatatccaCCCCAATATCCAGAATATAG TTCTCCATACAAGGAATCGACGGtcaaatattcagaaattgCTGAGCCTGTTATCCAATCTATACCCCATCTGGACCACTTACCCCCATCAGTTTTAACTAAACACAAGGAGAAAGAATACGTGGAAATGTGCAACATACCTCAGCAAAGTCATCTCAACAAGGCCTACCCTGAGCATCAATTCAACGGACAGCAAAACTACACTCCGGAGATGTCGATGCACCATCAGTACATGCACAAAGAGCCTCAGAGTTCACAA ATGCATTCCTCTTACAAACCTGAATCTCAATACATTCCAAAAGAAGGAGTATTTAACCACCAGATACCGCCTTTTCTTAAGTATAACATTCCCCAATCGAGAAACTATGTACCattggataattcatcattagCTCCCTTTCAAAGGATGGATCCCCATTTGGCCAGATCTTTCATGAATGACCATCATCATATGAGGGAATTCCCAACGGAATATGGTCCTATGGAGCAAAGCAGAATGTATGCCCAGAAGCAAAG ATATTACCCAACGCCTTTACCGCCTTCAAACTCGACATACCCGCCCAACTACCCTCACCGGAACATTCCCGCTCAACAGTACAACTACCCCAGTTGCAACTATCCCAGAACCGCCCAGATGAACTCCGCAATAGGCCGTTACCCCATGAACGTAGAAGGAAACATGTCGCCTCGGAGATCATACCCCGAAAATATAGATATGGGCATGAACTTCCCCCCGGTACCCCAAAAAATTTCAACGAACTACCCCAACTATCCTGCCTATGCTCAGCACTACCAGCAAAGAAGAACCCCTGCGGTCCCGCAGGAATATTACCATCACCAGCAGCTCCCCCACTCCAGGCCGCACGCTCAGTACATTCCCAATCATCACCCCCAAGAGATGCCCGAAAATCATGTGGCCTCGAACAACATCAGGCAGTACCTGGAGAACTGGGCGGAAGAAGAACCGTCGACGGAGATCCCCGAGAATCCTAAGTATATTTCTCGCCTGGGTCGCGAAGAAGCCAACGAGGTGTACGTTATTAATGCTTCGGAGTTGCCGCAGTACCTCGAGAACGGGGTTCCGCTAATAGCGTCTGAGAACGGACAGTATATATTCAAAAGTAACGTTTCCATCGACAATACGGGCACTATCAAGATTTTAGATAAGTCTGTTGAGAATAATATCTTACCGACGGATGCTCAAGATAGGGTCGTCAGTCTTCATATCATAGAAAACCCAAAGACTGACTGTTTGGTCAATAATAGAGCATCGAATGTGAATGCGGAACATCAGGTGGCCACGAACCAACCGGCAACTTCTATTAACGTTACAGCTACAACCCCTAACAATTCCAACATGAATAATTCAACTCATCGCCCCTATAACCAATCTGGATACAACGTTAATAGGATGAACATGGTGCACCACGTGTCACCAATGACTCAAAACCCATCTCAAAACTGCGATACCTCCATTAACCTAAGTTTACACCACAACGCCACCAATTCTTCCCAAGAAATAACCAATCGGACCAATTGTAGATCCCCGGAGAAAAATAAAACCAACACCGATAACGACCAAATGAAAATGCAAGTGTTGTCTTACAATGAAGTGCCTCAAAATTCGTGTATAGTAATGCCCTCCTCCCAAAATAGGCTGAATTTCGACGAATCGTTGCTACCAAATCCAGTGCCTTGTGATTCTAAACAGAAAAAAGATTTCGAAGTGAGAAATAACAATAATGACGCAAACTCCGTGATCTCTAACGTTATAAACGAAGAGGCAATTTTAAAAGAGGCCCATGAGGAACTAGATAAGATCGTTCAAGATACTTTGACATCGACCAATATGCATATACCTCTTGAAAATTGCGAAAAGAACCAATTGTCCAAAATCgaggaaaatttgaattcgagGATTCCAGACTTCCTCAACCTTGATTTAGATTCGAATTCTAAAGACTTAGGAACAACCCCATCGACAGAAACGCCAAGGGATGATCCTGTAGAAAATGAAGCCATAATTGATTTAAGTACTAATTCTAGAAGGACTGGTAAAATCGAAAGCGAAGAACAAGAAATACCCAGTACGATTTCTTGCTCACCCAACCAAACAGAAGAA GATGAAGTTCAAACAGAAAttgtggatgaagaggaagTTGCATCTACTATCAAGCATATGCCTCTGATTTTTGATAGTTCGGAAGATCCTGAAGCGCAGAAAAGCGAAGAAAACCAAACAAGCCTTTTCGAAaacaaatcagagaatgaacacGAAGAAAGTAATGTAACTCTTTCTAAAATAGAAGACGAAAAGAAAAAACCGGAAAACAACAATGAAGAGAAGACTGAGTTTGAAATCGAAAAACCTAAAGATATCATCTCTGGAAGTTTAGATACAGAGCCTCAACCATTAGAATTCTTAAAGAAGGAACAATCTGTAAGGACTGCTAAAGAAGTAGGAGGAGTAAGAGAAAAACTCGAAAACGAAGAAACTGACCCACAGATTCCTTTATTACCTGAAGAAATACGAAGTGAAGAGGATGGTCAGTCGAAAGAAAGATCTCAAACGGAAAAAGATATTTCCGATGTTAATTGTAAAAAGGAAGATGCAGAAATTATAATTATGAATGAGGAAACTCAAACAACTGTAACTGAGGAACAGGCTACGGAagataaagaagaagaaaattctTTGAGTCAGACGGAAAATTCGGAGGAAACTAATACTTCAGAGGTTGATGTTTTAAGGTTCAAAAGAAAACGTATATTTTCGGTTGACGATATTATATATCGCATTGGCTCCACAATTAATCAAATACAAAAGAATGTTAGTGAACATgataatgaaaatgaagaaacgTCGAATACTGAATGTTTGAATGAAAACTGGACTTCTCAACAAGGAACCGAAGAATTAAGTGAACCAAAACAAGAAAACGAAGGGGAAAAAATCGTAgaagaaatcaaagaaatagagATGTTATCAAATGAaacagatgaagaaaaaaattgtttaaacaatGAAGATGAAAAAATTCGCAAGAGTACAATTCAAGGTTTCAATGATGAAccagcagaaaaaaaaattaatatggacTCTTCTTCAAATAGAAATGAGGTTTTCCAACAAGAGCAAAGTGTTTTTAGCCAAAAGGATAATCAATCAACATTTTCTCAACATTTGGAAATGACAGAAAATTCTTCCtctcaaattgaaaatgaagtttctcAATCAGCCCATttggaaaaatcgaaaatagaagCAACTAATTTAATCCCAGAAACAGGAAggaacaatgaaaaaattagtgacgttttcaataaatctgaggatgaagaattaaaaaagaatCAAAACATTGTCTCGTTTGACGATTCATCTCTTGAAGGAGCATCATATGAAACTTCTCATCAACAGATAGAAAAAAAACACTCCATTGATGCAATTGGAGAAAAATCTGATAATTTTACTGTGCAAACTCCACAAGAACTGGCATCTGGGGAAATCTCGGATAATCTTCATTCATCTGAATCGAAAGAAGCAGTACAAATAACGGAAGAGAAGGGAAACGGAAATAGAGAAGAAGAAATTAAACCGTCCAGTGAAGATTCCTCAAGTGAAAAAACCAACCAGACAAAAACTTCCGAACAAAGCTGTTCATCTGAGAACCTTGATGTAGAAACAGAAAATCGCAAGAGAAGCCTACTTGAAACTGATATGCAAAATGAGTATCAGCAAGATGAGGAAATAGTCGAAAGAATCAGTAAAAAActcaaatttgatgattttcaaACTAAAGAAGATAGTAGAGACCAAACGACTAtcccaaaaaatgaaattagtgCTAAAGAAGAAAAACCATGCCGATTTTCAGTAATTCAAAGAACTGAAACGTTACATAAGGAGCCAATTGTTTTGATAGAAAAAGTATCTGAATCTTCTAGTGCTGAAATAGTCGTTCAAGAGGAGGAAAGTTTTAGCAGTACTTTCACCCCCGAAAAAGAGGCAATAATCGAATCTACTCGAAACTTAGACTCTCGAAGTAATGAAGAAACGGAAGACattttattactcaatgatgAACTAGATGAAACGTTGAAAGAAAGAACTGCGGAAATCACTGAGGAAAAGATGGAAGACAGCAACACAACATTGCAAAATAAGCATTCCAAAGAAGATACAAGTTTCGAAGAGAGGTTCATAGATCCACTACTGAAAACAGATTCATTTAAGAATGACCGAcaagaagaaaaaactccaACAGAAACCGTCCAATATAGAAGTGTACTTAAAATAGAGGAAAATGCCGTTCTTCTTGAGATTTGCGGTGAATTGGTAGAAATATGCGTTAACCAGATCAATGGTAGAAAGGTTATAACTGTATTGCCGATGTCCACCACTGCCACAGTCGATATAAACGATAATTACGAGCAAGCAGAACGTGTACACCACGAAGATATCACCATCTCAAATTCCCAAATCGAGTCCGAAATGCCAGAGCTCCATGAAGAAACTTCAGAACACCTCAGCGAGGAAAGTGGAGAGAAAAAATTGCCCGTCTTGGTGAAGATGATCAACTCTTCGGAGGACGAGGAGAACATACTAAGAAATGAAGAGATAACGAGTACGCAAACTGAGACAGTGGATAGTATACACAACAACGACGACGAGATATTCGAAGACATAATACTGAACGAGAATGAGATAATAATAGGAGATGAAAGTTTGGAAGAAGAGATTAATTTGGACCTTAAAGGCGACAGTGTAGTTTTGGAGGAGAAACCGATGTTTTGCACCAAAGCagccaaaaaaatttatgatgacGTATCAGTGCCAGTACCACTGAAGACGCACAGTACCCTTAGAGACTTCAGAAAACTCAAAACTAAACCCGAGTCACAGCCAGCTGTAAAGAAGGAAAACGACGATGAGATGAAAGGTTCAAAGTACAGTAAAGGTTCCAAACGTACTTCTACCAGACAAAAAAACGTTTCTGAACTGAAGGAAGAGTCACAGGAGGCCTTGCTAGAGCTCATCAAACAGAGGAAAATAAGAAAGGAGAAAATGCGTCTGAAATACTCCCAATATGAGGTGAAAGATCCGGAAGTTTCAGATAAGGCGTCCCTTGAATGTGACAAGATCAGACAAGAAAAAGAAGTCAAAAGTGAAATCAGAAAAGTTCATAAGATGCAGACGGACGTCATGAAGGTGGAGAAGAATCAAGTGAGCTCCATTGTTCATAAAGTTAGGAACAACAGTGAGATGAAGAGAAAGGAAAATTCAGATATCAAGACGAAATGTAAAgataaaataagaagaaaatcgGTTGAGGAGACTAAAGAGAAGTTCCAGCTTATAGCCTCGGTCATAATAAAGGAACCATGTTTCAATTTAGATTCAG aaaaacaaaaattagaaGAAAAACCAACAAGTACATGCCACATTGACTCCAACCATTCAACATTACCAGAAGACTTTTCggtccaaaattttcaagatggtCATTCATCGAAAATCACAGATGTCACAAAGTACTTGAGCATCCAAGAAAAGCATTCAAAATTTCCGAAAATATCAGCACCCAGAGATCTCTCGTTAACAAAGAACATCAACGAACACTACCTTTCAAGAAAAGatcattcaaatttgaagaagAAGCTCAGCATCCAAGAGTACAACAGCAGAAAGAGAAAAATGGAGGAAGCGAAAGTTGCCACTCATGATAAGGTTGTGAAGAAAATGAGGATGGAGGAACCGCGAAAAATGCAAAGTGTAGAGGAGAACCATGTTAGACCGTCCACTATTTACTCAGGAAGGCAGTTCGAGAATATTTCGAACTGCGTTAAGGATCCCAGAAGGCTTCAATTCATTAATTCTGGTCATTCTGGAATGTTAAGAGCCAATTCTGAG GACTCAAGTTCTTCAAAAATGTCGAATATATCACCTCTTCGATCTCTTTCAACTGAAACTATCTCAACTCAATCATCAATTATTATAGACTCTCCGCTCAACAAAACTTCAACTAATAACCAGTTGAAAAACTACACTATTTCAACTCCTGAAAAACTCCTCATTGAAGTAAATGAATCAAGAATAATAGATGCAACAAACAGGAGATTATCTACAGAAACAAGCGATAAAAAGGATCAAAAGATTAGAAGAAAAGTTTCCTTTGACGACAATGTGCAAATAAACGAAATACATACTACACAAACCAAAGCTATCAGAATGAAACAGGACTCAAATCCCAGTTGCTGTGAAGTAACATCTTCATGCTCTGATAActttgatgaaaaatcatatcCTTTATGTGCCgataaaatagaaaaaactgGTCAAGAAAATCAAGATAATTTAATTAAGAAATTTCAAAGTGCAATAATGATACAGAATGATTGGGAAGATTCTAATTCACCGAAAGACTGCATAACTGACGCATTCGCTGATAGTTTCTTGGATAAAACCAAGTTAGAAACTCTGAAAACCACAACAAAGAGTAAACTAATAATAGATATCAATGATTTTGATACAAGcgaattaaaaaattcatataaaaataattcagtctCGTGTGAAGACGGTTTGAAAAATTACAAAGAAGAAGTTGATTTGAAACTAAATTCTTTGAATATACAGATACCAAAGACTACAAAAAACAGGGTTTTCAATGAAGATGACTTACTAATGCATAAATTCCTAAGGAAAGAACAGCTTAGTTCAGAAGAAATCAAACAGATTCGACGAATAATATAttacaagaaaaaaatacaacaatTAACACAACAAAACTCGAATAGTAATATTAGAATGGCAGAAGAAAATTATGAGATTAAGAAATCTCCAGAGAGTTCATCAACCAAAGAACTAAAACTGCAGTTCAAAAAAGTAGGTGGTATagtgaaaaagaaaaagaagaggtTCAGAAATTTGTACTCTAACAGTCCTGATACAAGTGAAAATGAACTTCAAGAAACTGCTGGAGAGTTTTCCGTATATGAAGGAGAGAACATATCTGGTGTAAAGTTAATATTTAAGAGAAAAACAGACTATTTAAATCTTCAGCCAGTTGTTAAAATACAAAGATGTAAGTATATAGATTCTAtggcaaaaaatttgaaatatgagtga